A window of Deinococcus cellulosilyticus NBRC 106333 = KACC 11606 contains these coding sequences:
- the pheS gene encoding phenylalanine--tRNA ligase subunit alpha, producing MLQEARTQIQQAGNLEALQTVKTHYLGKNGEVTRQLKSLGALSPEERKVKGQEINLLKQEIDGLISAREAELKEAALQAKLASEAIDVTLPALSLPSGGLHIITRILDDLSDIFTRMGYNVVEGNEMEDDAYNFQHLNIPWYHPARDLWDTFWLKDGRLLRTHTSPMQIRYMLEHSAPLKIVVPGKVYRYEATDATHESMFHQLEGLVVGDNISMADLKGTIAELARGLFGPKAKVRFQPSFYPFVEPGADFAVWWENPRGESKWLELGGCGMVHPNVFKAVDDLREQRGLPRMYEGKTGFAFGLGPERIAMLKYGMPDIRYFYANDLRVLGQFKGELQ from the coding sequence ATGCTGCAAGAAGCCAGAACACAGATTCAGCAAGCAGGAAACCTGGAAGCCCTGCAAACCGTGAAAACCCATTACCTGGGCAAGAACGGTGAGGTCACCAGACAGCTCAAAAGCCTGGGTGCCCTGAGCCCCGAAGAGCGCAAAGTCAAAGGCCAGGAGATCAATCTTCTGAAGCAGGAGATCGACGGCCTGATCTCTGCCCGCGAGGCCGAGCTCAAAGAAGCAGCCCTGCAGGCCAAGCTCGCCAGTGAGGCCATCGATGTGACCCTGCCTGCCCTGTCCCTGCCCAGTGGGGGCCTGCACATCATCACCCGCATTCTCGATGACCTGTCGGACATCTTCACCCGCATGGGCTACAACGTGGTGGAAGGCAATGAGATGGAAGATGACGCCTACAACTTCCAGCACCTCAACATCCCCTGGTACCACCCTGCCCGTGACCTGTGGGACACCTTCTGGCTGAAAGATGGCCGCCTGCTGCGCACCCACACCAGCCCCATGCAGATCCGCTACATGCTGGAGCACAGTGCTCCCCTGAAGATCGTGGTTCCCGGCAAGGTGTACCGCTATGAGGCCACCGATGCCACCCACGAGAGCATGTTCCATCAGCTTGAAGGTCTGGTGGTGGGAGACAACATCTCCATGGCCGACCTGAAAGGCACCATCGCAGAACTGGCCCGGGGTCTGTTTGGTCCGAAGGCAAAAGTGCGCTTCCAGCCCAGTTTCTACCCCTTCGTGGAGCCTGGTGCAGACTTCGCCGTGTGGTGGGAGAACCCCAGAGGCGAGAGCAAATGGCTGGAACTCGGGGGCTGCGGGATGGTCCACCCCAACGTTTTCAAGGCTGTCGATGACCTGCGGGAACAGCGTGGCCTGCCCCGCATGTATGAGGGCAAAACCGGATTCGCTTTCGGTCTCGGTCCAGAGCGCATTGCCATGCTGAAATACGGCATGCCCGACATCCGTTACTTCTACGCGAACGACCTGCGGGTGCTGGGGCAATTCAAGGGTGAACTGCAGTGA
- a CDS encoding polysaccharide deacetylase family protein — translation MIKLKKALMAALATLSLGSLSAQAESFVLVYHRIGVSGGLTLGLSPEALQKQVLELKDQGYSFILASQVKSCTGRCVIVTIDDGYEDVYTQAFPALKELGIPATFFVITEKVGTEGFVTWEQLKEMQAAGWEIQSHTASHARLIDLPPAEIRAELQKSKDTLEANLGTPVPCVAYPYGLHDARIRKITAEVYGCGFGTLFGLNSNSTDELAYYRPFSSPLDDMGILPFRAQTGLDHTALFMLLPLADWQLGTPVNTRDSSLNPAPYTLLGDMEYHLDVGWGQRQHTLKYRSHDFSVQADLHRGIQSYNEITASYHLEPITLGVGYGNGGVVLGASANLLDYGEAYGYYMPSTADYGFGAELLPLPYLRLKTSYGSKDGLMGSAEYALPFTEGEGRPFRINLDYDHQKWMVGGSAFLGSFKFKVSSDFRTTAKVSFSALW, via the coding sequence GTGATCAAGCTCAAAAAAGCCCTGATGGCCGCCCTGGCCACCCTGTCTCTGGGCAGCCTTTCAGCCCAGGCAGAAAGCTTTGTGCTGGTCTACCACCGCATCGGGGTTTCAGGCGGACTGACCCTGGGGCTGTCTCCAGAGGCACTTCAGAAGCAGGTGCTGGAACTCAAAGACCAGGGATACAGCTTTATTCTGGCCTCTCAGGTGAAAAGCTGCACCGGGCGCTGTGTGATCGTCACCATCGACGATGGGTATGAAGATGTGTACACCCAGGCGTTTCCTGCATTGAAAGAACTGGGCATTCCAGCCACCTTCTTTGTGATCACCGAAAAAGTGGGCACCGAGGGCTTTGTGACCTGGGAGCAACTGAAGGAGATGCAGGCAGCAGGATGGGAAATCCAGTCTCATACAGCCAGCCACGCCCGTCTGATCGACCTTCCTCCAGCTGAGATTCGTGCAGAGCTGCAAAAAAGCAAAGACACCCTGGAAGCAAATCTGGGAACCCCTGTTCCCTGTGTGGCCTATCCATACGGGTTGCATGACGCCCGCATCCGCAAAATCACTGCAGAGGTGTACGGTTGCGGTTTCGGGACCCTGTTTGGCCTGAATTCCAACTCCACCGATGAACTGGCGTATTACCGACCTTTCAGCAGCCCGCTGGATGACATGGGCATCCTGCCGTTCAGGGCCCAGACCGGGCTGGACCACACGGCCCTCTTCATGTTGCTTCCCCTGGCAGACTGGCAACTGGGTACACCTGTCAACACCCGGGATTCCAGCCTCAACCCTGCCCCCTACACCCTGCTGGGAGACATGGAATACCACCTGGATGTCGGCTGGGGACAGAGGCAACACACCCTCAAGTACCGCTCCCATGATTTCAGCGTCCAGGCTGACCTGCACCGGGGCATCCAGAGCTACAACGAAATCACCGCCAGTTACCACCTTGAACCCATCACCCTCGGGGTGGGTTACGGCAACGGTGGGGTTGTGCTCGGTGCCAGTGCCAACCTGCTCGATTACGGTGAAGCCTACGGCTACTACATGCCTTCGACGGCAGATTACGGGTTTGGGGCGGAGCTCCTTCCCCTTCCCTACCTGCGCCTGAAGACCAGTTATGGCAGCAAGGACGGACTGATGGGATCTGCAGAATACGCCCTGCCTTTCACCGAGGGAGAAGGCCGTCCCTTCCGCATCAATCTGGACTATGACCACCAGAAGTGGATGGTGGGCGGAAGTGCCTTCCTGGGCAGCTTCAAATTCAAAGTCTCCAGCGATTTCCGAACCACCGCAAAAGTCTCATTCTCGGCGCTCTGGTGA